In the Malus domestica chromosome 16, GDT2T_hap1 genome, one interval contains:
- the LOC103403986 gene encoding probable xyloglucan endotransglucosylase/hydrolase protein 30: MEGLQPCRYWSNGVSLFFQPLRLIPLILVCVGNVDAAFYNLTTIPFDQGYTPLFGDGNLVRSPDGKGVRLLLDRFTGSGFISSNLYNHGFFSANIKLPSDYTAGICVAFYTSNADVFEKNHDELDIEFLGNTEGKPWRFQTNLYGNGSTNRGREERYRLWFDPTKDFHRYSILWTPENTIFYVDEVPIREVVRNEEMGADYPSKPMSLYTTIWDASSWATSGGQYKVNYKYAPFVAEFKDLVLEGCPADPIQQIPAAEACAEHYTHLATQDYSVITRQRRAAMRRFRQRYMYYSYCYDSLRYPVPPSECVTVSAEKARFKDTGRLKFGGSHKRQSKRRSRNRNRAVPNSDNASDV, encoded by the exons ATGGAGGGATTACAACCCTGTAGATATTGGTCTAATGGAGTTTCTCTATTTTTCCAGCCTTTGAGGTTAATACCATTGATCCTTGTGTGTGTTGGAAACGTGGACGCAGCTTTCTACAACCTGACCACCATCCCCTTCGACCAAGGCTATACCCCTCTATTCGGCGATGGCAACCTTGTCCGATCACCCGACGGAAAAGGTGTACGTCTCCTCCTTGATCGCTTCACAG GTTCTGGCTTCATCTCCTCCAATCTTTACAACCATGGTTTCTTCAGCGCTAACATTAAGTTGCCATCCGATTATACTGCCGGTATCTGTGTTGCCTTTTAC ACATCAAACGCGGACGTATTCGAGAAGAACCACGATGAGTTGGACATAGAATTCTTAGGGAACACAGAAGGGAAGCCATGGAGATTCCAAACCAACCTCTACGGAAATGGCAGCACCAACCGCGGCCGCGAAGAACGTTACCGCCTCTGGTTCGACCCTACGAAAGACTTCCACCGCTACAGCATCCTTTGGACACCCGAAAACACCAT ATTCTACGTGGATGAAGTCCCAATTAGAGAGGTAGTGCGAAATGAAGAAATGGGCGCTGACTACCCCTCCAAGCCAATGTCCTTGTATACGACTATATGGGATGCAAGCAGTTGGGCCACCTCCGGCGGGCAATACAAGGTGAATTACAAATATGCTCCTTTCGTAGCAGAATTCAAAGACCTAGTCCTAGAGGGCTGCCCCGCCGACCCAATCCAGCAAATCCCTGCCGCTGAAGCGTGCGCGGAACATTACACCCACCTCGCCACCCAAGACTACTCCGTCATCACGCGTCAGCGGCGAGCCGCCATGCGCAGGTTTCGGCAGCGTTACATGTACTACTCATATTGCTACGATTCGTTGCGTTACCCAGTGCCACCATCCGAGTGCGTCACCGTTTCTGCTGAGAAGGCACGCTTCAAGGACACTGGCAGGTTGAAGTTTGGTGGCAGCCACAAACGACAGTCCAAGCGGAGGTCCCGCAACCGAAACCGAGCCGTCCCTAACTCCGACAACGCTTCAGACGTGTGA
- the LOC139193135 gene encoding uncharacterized protein, translated as MCSTRRVYKQFKEQQKRLLAQQEELVNLEEGGGGDEAFAMEEDEDEDDDHRRQRASHSRRVMEAVDQIVKPRRAANFDRKRERRGKDLLEDYFIPNNIFPDHVFRRRFRMQQSLFDKTMSAICNHDPYFVQKDDAFHVLGLLPEQKITVALRMLAYGLSADQVDEIVRMEKTTVLESLMRFCSAIEALYTNEYLQTPMPRDMRRLLRKGEMQGFPDMIGSIDCMHWTWKNCPSVWQGAYGDRK; from the coding sequence ATGTGTTCCACAAGGAGAGTATATAAACAATTTAAGGAGCAACAGAAAAGATTGTTGGCACAACAGGAAGAATTGGtcaatctcgaggaaggtggaggtggagatgaggcttttgcaatggaggaggatgaggatgaggatgatgaccatagaaggcagagggcctcacattcccgccgtGTCATGGAAGCTGTGGATCAGATAGTCAAACCTAGACGTGCTGCAAACTtcgatagaaaaagggaaagacgaggtaaagatctcttggaagattattttattcccaacaacatattccctgatcatgtttttagacgtcgttttagaatgcaacaaAGTTTGTTCGACAAAACCATGAgtgctatttgcaaccatgatccatactttgtgcaaaaagatgatgcttttcatgttctaggtcttcttcctgagcaaaaaattacggttgccttgcgaatgcttgcatatggactatctgcagatcaagtggatgagatcgtGAGGATGGAAAAAACAACTGTTTTGgagtccctgatgaggttttgctctGCAATTGAAGCCCTGTACACCAATGAATACCTCCAGACACCCATGCCAAGGGACATGCGAAGGCTTCTAAGGAAAGGTGAGATGCAAGGCTTCCCTgacatgattggaagcatcgactgcatgcactggacttggaaaaattgtccaagtgtGTGGCAAGGAGCTTATGGCGACAGAAAATGA